From Terriglobia bacterium, one genomic window encodes:
- the mutY gene encoding A/G-specific adenine glycosylase: MSRSGGILDNQDLARVQNTLLAWYRRERRDLPWRETRDPYRIWISEIMLQQTRVTAVLKYYRRFLARFPDVHTLAVAKEADVLAVWSGLGYYRRARAMHAAARKIVAEFGGNFPGTAGELLNLPGIGRYTAAAVASIAFGEPVAVVDGNVERVLARFLGQDLRQRNEAWQHASVLLPAKYPGDWNQAMMELGATVCLPEQPRCLLCPVKNWCADPGRQTKKPRGDRHKRELIFGLAQRRGSVYLIQRNSKDRLMAGMWEIPPTEKADDSPLFLLRHSITNSDYTVLVFPLAAAEVRGGRWIALKKSHELPLTGLTRKILRAANLWKSP; this comes from the coding sequence ATGTCGCGTTCCGGTGGGATCCTCGACAACCAAGACTTAGCTCGAGTTCAAAACACGCTCCTCGCCTGGTACCGCCGCGAGCGGCGCGACCTGCCTTGGCGCGAAACCCGCGATCCCTACCGCATCTGGATTTCCGAAATCATGTTGCAGCAGACGCGTGTGACTGCCGTGCTGAAGTACTATCGGCGCTTCCTGGCGCGATTTCCTGACGTGCACACGCTCGCCGTGGCCAAAGAAGCCGATGTGCTCGCCGTGTGGAGCGGTCTGGGTTACTACCGGCGCGCCCGTGCGATGCACGCGGCCGCGCGCAAGATTGTCGCGGAGTTCGGTGGCAACTTCCCCGGCACCGCGGGTGAGCTTTTAAATTTGCCGGGCATCGGCCGATACACTGCGGCTGCCGTCGCGAGCATTGCCTTTGGAGAACCGGTTGCCGTCGTGGACGGTAATGTCGAGCGCGTCCTGGCGCGCTTCCTCGGGCAGGATCTCCGTCAGAGAAACGAAGCGTGGCAGCACGCGTCGGTCCTGCTCCCGGCGAAGTACCCGGGAGACTGGAACCAGGCGATGATGGAACTCGGTGCGACCGTGTGTCTGCCGGAGCAACCGAGGTGCCTGCTCTGCCCGGTAAAGAACTGGTGCGCGGATCCCGGCCGGCAAACGAAGAAGCCGCGAGGCGACCGTCATAAGCGGGAGTTGATCTTCGGTCTGGCGCAACGGCGAGGCTCCGTTTACCTTATCCAGCGGAATTCCAAGGACAGGTTGATGGCTGGGATGTGGGAAATCCCACCCACCGAAAAAGCAGATGATTCTCCGCTGTTCCTCTTGCGCCACTCGATCACGAACAGCGACTACACCGTACTGGTGTTCCCGCTCGCGGCCGCCGAAGTTCGTGGCGGGAGATGGATCGCGCTGAAGAAATCACACGAGTTGCCTCTGACCGGGTTGACGCGAAAGATTTTGCGGGCGGCGAATCTGTGGAAGAGTCCATGA
- a CDS encoding TlpA disulfide reductase family protein, producing MAALKPGTKAPAVELPLLGGRTFSLGDSLSKGPVGLAFFKVSCPVCQYAFPYFNRMADLIQGKRLTFVGISQDDGPSTAEFAKSFGVHFPLALDDVLRYPVSNAYGLTNVPTLFIIDEDGKISHTIISWSRQDMESLYAEFRDSQNATRKLFQHGENVAEFKAG from the coding sequence ATGGCTGCACTAAAACCAGGCACAAAGGCACCCGCAGTCGAGCTTCCTCTGTTGGGCGGACGCACGTTCTCACTGGGAGATTCGTTGTCCAAGGGACCCGTCGGATTGGCCTTCTTCAAGGTTTCCTGCCCGGTGTGCCAGTATGCATTTCCATACTTTAATCGAATGGCAGATCTCATCCAGGGAAAACGCCTCACCTTTGTGGGGATCTCGCAGGACGACGGCCCCAGCACGGCAGAATTCGCAAAGAGCTTCGGCGTGCATTTTCCACTCGCGCTCGACGATGTGCTCCGTTACCCGGTGTCCAACGCTTACGGCCTCACCAACGTTCCGACGCTGTTCATCATCGACGAGGACGGGAAAATTTCGCACACCATCATCAGTTGGTCGCGGCAAGACATGGAATCCCTCTACGCGGAGTTCCGCGACAGCCAGAACGCCACCCGCAAGCTGTTCCAGCATGGGGAGAACGTCGCCGAATTTAAGGCCGGTTGA
- a CDS encoding M28 family peptidase yields MALAQSRTHRAKKYTTMPPGAMQAMHDVSDGRIKADIRFLSSDVLEGRGTGARGGDIAAHYIANQFEEAGLKPLGANGTYLQDVPMLGVTTLPESTMTITTPKETMNLKQWDDCVIMDDSGNSLSDTASDLLFVGYGIRAPDYNWDDYAGVDVKGKVLLMLVNEPPSNDENFFKGKALTYYGRWTYKYEEAARMGAAGVILIHKTDMASYGWDVVRNSWSGERSYLRDDKNPKLRLAAWVQHDVATKMLADAGQNLDQLIQAAQQRGFKPVPLPLKVQAHVVSKVRPFDAYNVIGEVPGSNATLNDQAVIISAHYDHLGIRPDMKGDNIYNGALDNASGTAMLMEMARAASGAPQKPKRSIIFAAVTGEEQGLLGSEYLGQHPPIPDRNISLNINFDSIPPLGIPKEVSAGGYDRTTFAPIFQKTAADFGMTIVPPGHPESGGYYRSDHFSFARVGIPAFSVNTGGRFEGHPEEWVKEQQKKNSANYHEPSDEFQENGDYRTDGVMARFGLALAWQAADLPNLVEWHQGDEFEAARKAEAGRK; encoded by the coding sequence ATGGCGTTGGCTCAATCAAGAACTCATCGAGCGAAGAAGTACACCACGATGCCGCCAGGCGCGATGCAGGCCATGCACGACGTCAGCGATGGCCGCATCAAAGCCGACATTCGATTTTTGTCGAGCGATGTTCTTGAGGGGCGCGGCACCGGCGCTCGTGGCGGTGATATCGCAGCGCACTACATCGCGAACCAGTTCGAGGAAGCCGGTCTGAAGCCTCTCGGAGCAAATGGCACTTATCTCCAGGACGTGCCAATGCTCGGCGTCACTACGCTCCCCGAGAGCACGATGACTATCACCACCCCCAAGGAAACGATGAACCTGAAGCAGTGGGACGATTGCGTCATCATGGATGACTCGGGGAATTCGTTGAGTGACACCGCTTCGGATCTCCTGTTCGTCGGCTACGGGATCCGCGCCCCGGATTACAACTGGGACGACTACGCGGGCGTGGACGTCAAGGGCAAGGTCTTGCTGATGCTCGTCAACGAGCCGCCGTCGAACGACGAGAACTTTTTCAAAGGCAAGGCGCTGACCTACTACGGCCGGTGGACTTACAAGTACGAAGAAGCGGCGCGGATGGGCGCGGCCGGCGTCATCCTCATCCACAAAACCGACATGGCAAGCTACGGCTGGGATGTCGTGCGTAACTCATGGTCGGGCGAGCGCTCTTATCTTCGCGATGATAAGAATCCGAAGCTGCGGCTTGCCGCATGGGTGCAACATGATGTCGCCACAAAGATGCTGGCGGATGCAGGGCAGAACCTGGATCAACTGATTCAAGCGGCGCAGCAGCGTGGATTCAAGCCTGTTCCGCTTCCCCTCAAAGTTCAGGCCCACGTAGTCAGCAAGGTCAGGCCCTTCGATGCTTATAACGTGATCGGCGAAGTGCCGGGGTCGAATGCCACGTTGAACGACCAGGCCGTTATCATCTCCGCCCATTATGATCATTTGGGTATTCGGCCTGATATGAAGGGCGACAACATATACAACGGGGCTCTCGATAATGCTTCGGGAACCGCAATGCTGATGGAGATGGCGCGAGCCGCTAGCGGGGCTCCGCAGAAGCCAAAGCGCTCGATTATATTCGCCGCAGTCACCGGGGAGGAGCAGGGGCTCTTGGGATCGGAGTATCTCGGCCAGCATCCTCCAATTCCGGACAGAAACATCTCCCTAAACATCAACTTTGACTCCATTCCGCCGCTGGGCATTCCCAAGGAAGTTAGCGCTGGCGGATATGATCGGACGACTTTTGCCCCGATCTTCCAAAAGACGGCTGCCGATTTCGGCATGACGATTGTGCCGCCCGGGCATCCAGAATCCGGTGGTTACTATCGTTCCGACCATTTCAGCTTTGCGCGCGTCGGAATCCCGGCTTTCTCGGTAAATACCGGTGGACGCTTCGAAGGACATCCCGAGGAGTGGGTGAAGGAGCAGCAGAAAAAGAACTCGGCCAACTACCATGAGCCCTCCGATGAGTTCCAGGAAAACGGTGACTACCGCACGGATGGCGTAATGGCGCGGTTCGGCCTCGCGCTGGCATGGCAGGCGGCGGACCTGCCGAACTTGGTCGAATGGCACCAGGGCGATGAGTTCGAGGCCGCCCGGAAGGCGGAAGCGGGCCGAAAGTAG